AAAAAAGCAGAAAAATGAAAGTCCCTGAAGCTCTTGAGGCAGCCACCAAAGAGGAGATGGAAAAACTGGTGGATATGGACCAGGTGATTAAGGAGGCCCTCAGAAGAACCGAACAGTCAGGTATAGTTTTTCTTGATGAAATCGACAAGATCGCGTCCAGAAACGGGGCCTCGGCAGGGCAGGGACCTGAAGTCTCCCGGGAGGGTGTGCAGCGGGATCTGTTGCCCATAGTGGAAGGGGCGACTGTCTCCACCAAGCACGGCATGATAAAGACAGATCATATCCTTTTTATTGCAAGTGGGGCTTTTCATCTCTGCAAACCGTCCGATCTTATTCCTGAGCTGCAGGGGAGGTTCCCCATCCGGGTTGAACTCGATTCCCTAGGAAAAGAAGAATTTGTAAGAATCCTCACCGAGCCGGAAAATGCCCTTATAAAACAGTATATTGCTCTGATGAAAACAGAGGGTATTGAGCTTGTGTTCGAAAAAGAGGCGATTGAAGAGATTGCTGCAATTGCCGTAGAAGTCAATGAAAAAACTGAAGAAATTGGAGCAAGAAGGCTGCATACCATACTCGAAAGAGTGTTGGACCAACTCTCTTTTGATGCCTCGGAACTGGGTGAGGTGAACTTTACCGTTACCGCAAATTATGTTAAGGAACAGCTCGCAGATATTGTCGAAGACCAGGATCTGAGCAGATATATTCTTTAACCCGTAGTTCTCATCAGCCCGGGCGACTCCGCCTGAACTGATGAGAGATGGGGTTAAACGTTATCGGGAGAATTGTTCAGAAGGATGTATTTTTTGACCGTGCGTCTGTCAAGTCGGGTCTGTTGTGAAACAGCTTCATATGTTCCTGATTTTTCGTAAAGTATTTTGCAATAACGGGAAAGCAGTTCCGTGGCGGAGAGTGAGCCGTTATTGATATCCGCCAGAAAGGCTTCGCTATCCGATTCCGTTAAAGGCTGTTGCCATTGATAGCAGCTGTTGAGAATGAATCTTCTGACGCACTGTTCCAGCTCCCTGATATTGCCGGGCCAGTGATACTCCTCCGGCTGGTGTTCACGTATATACGCGGTTGTCTTTTCCTCCAGATCTTTATCGGCACTACCGATAATTCGTTTGATTATGATTTTCAGGATTGCCCTGAGTTCAGCCGGATGTTCTCGCAGTCTCTGCCGCAGGGGAGGAACCTCTATGATATCAGAACAGAGGCGATAATAGAAATCATCCCTGAACGTTCCGTCTTTTCGTGATTGTTCAATTAGCCTGTTGGTTGCTGCAATAACTCTTCCCTGAAATTTTTCTCTTTTATGGCTGCCGACCGGGGTAAAAACCCGATCCTGCAAAACCTGCAGTAATTTGATCTGGACAGGTATGGAAACCTCTCCGATTTCATCCAGAAAAATTGCTCCATTCGGGCTGCATCGGCTGAAAATCCCCTTGTGGGTTTCCACAGCTCCTGTAAACGCCCCTTTTTTATGTCCGAACAGTTCGGATTCAATCAGTTGTTCAGGAAACTGGGAGAGATTAATGGAGATAAAAGTCTTTGCAAAGCTTTCCCGGAACCGACCGGTACGTGGGTTGAATGGAATGTAGCCGGATCTGCCTATGGCTGCAGCAGCCAGACCTTTTCCGGTCCCGGTTTCCCCTAGAATCATAGTGGAAAAATCTTCCATTCGATCCCAGAGAAATCTGTCGTAGAGCCGTATGTCAGAAGTGAAAACATTGTTCCACAATGAACGCCTGAGGTGCATGACACATTCGCTTTTTCCAGCTATTCCGTTGATGAAATAAAATGCTCTTCGCATCTGGAAAAACAGCGAAAAAAAACGAATGGCTTCCTTTTCTTCAATACCATGTTCTGCAAGCAGTCCCAGCATGTCTGATGCAAAATCTATATGACAGCAATCATCGCCTTTCTCTATCTGTTTTTGTATATGCTCATCGAATGAATCACAGAAGAGATGAAAGGTATGAAAAAGAACTGCAAAGCGCAGGAGTTGCCGGTCGTCTTCAGAAAGGCTTTTGGAGGGTGGAGTGGTTGATTTTTTAATGGAGTCGATTGTTTCTCCTACTCTTTCAATAAGTTGAGCAAGAATAGTATCATTGGAGGCCGTTGAAGACAGACCAGTGACAGCCAGGTCAATGGCTGATCTGGTCCTGCCGAATGGATTGGCAAAGGCGGCTTCTCTGATTTTATTCAGCAGGTCACGTTCATGGTCTTGCATAGGGTTCTCCAGTTATATTCAAATAATGAATATATGATATACAGAAAATGTCAATTATAATAAATTATGCATAGTTGTGTATTGTGTTGTTTGTGGGATATTATTTTATAAAAACAGTATAATACGATTATTCTTTCTGCTGGTATGGAATGTGTAATAGAAACTGCAATGTTTCAACTTATCAATTCAACCAGGAGAAGAACTATGAAAGAAAATGAAATAATAAATTTATTTGTTATGACAGTTATCTCAGCACTCTTTTTTTCTGATTCTTACCGTGTTCGGAAAATCCCAGGCAGCCGACCTGCCGAAGCCGAAGAGCATACAGGATTATCAATATCGGTTTTGTCAGAACTGAGGCAGGTCAGGTTTTTGTGAATTCAAAGGATAAGGATCTTGAAGCCCTGTATACTTGATGGACTCGTAAAAACTCCGATCTACTGCGTTGTGGGGTGATCGTGTAATGCTCGACGTACTCTATGTACGCCTGCGCTTACACGACACCGCCACGCCTTGTATATCGAAGTTTTTCCAGAGTCCATCTGAGAACGTTGAACGATTTTTTACGAGATCATCATACTTGACTTCAGTTTATCCCCTGGTCGAAGGCGGAATGGATGATGAAAGAGTAATCGAAATTGTTCCTGTCGTGAAGATGCAGCCTGTGCCGGGGTGGCTGAGTTTTGAACGCAACCAGAATAAAATAAGAGATAAAAATGAAACAACAATCAAATCAGACAGAACGGGAACAGGTTCGCTGGGCAAGAAAAAGATTCATCGCTATGGCTGGAACCTACTTTCTCGGTGTTTTCAATGATAATTTTTTCAAGCAGGCCATTCTCCTGCTGGCTGTCGCCGCAGGTCTGAATCAGATCCAGGGGTATGCAACGGAGTTGTTTTCTCTGCCGTTTATTCTTTTTTCTGCCTGGGGTGGCTGGCTGGCCGACAGGTTTGCAAAACGACGGGTTGTAATAGGTGTCAAATTTCTGGAACTGATGGCAATGCTGATCGGGGCCTATGGTATTCTCACCATGAACTGGCCCTGTGTACTGTCAATGGTCTTTCTGATGGGATTGCAGTCGACCCTGTTCGGGCCTGCACTGAATGGTTCAATTCCCGAGCTGTATCCCCGTAACTTTGTCACGAGAGCCAATGCTGTACTGAAACTGGTTACAACAGTGGCGATCTTATTGGGGATGGCATTGGCCGGTTTTGCCCTTGACCTGCAACTGATGTCCACATCCATTCCCTTTGGCAGGATTGTGGTGGCCTGTGCTGTGGTTTGTATTGGTCTTCTGGGAGTTTTGGCATCATTTGGTGTTTATTCGAGACCGGCAGGTAATACCCATGTGTCTTTTCCCTGGAGCGGACCTCTTCATTCAATTCGGGATCTTGTGAAATTGAAAAAAGATCCTCTTCTTCTCCTGGCTGTTTTCTGCGACAGTTTTTTTTATTTTGTGAGTCTTCTGGCTGTGCTGGTGATTAATACACTCGGTCTGCAGCAACTTGGGCTGAGTGCTTCCCGTACATCTCTTCTTGCTGTTTCACTCATGGTCGGTGTGTGTTTTGGGGCCCTTGCTGCCGCAAAAATCACCAGTCACTCCAGGTGGACTCATGTGCTTCCCTGGGGATCTGCGGGGATGGGCATAAGTCTTGCCGCAGCAGGTGGGCTTGTCACCGTAGGGGGTGGGGGGCAGTTCCTGCTGTTGCTCTGCTGCCTGGTACTGGCAGGAAGTTTTGGCGGCCTGTTCCTCATTCCGGTAACATCATTTATACAGGTGCGTCCTGGAGCAGGCGATAAGGGAAAGGTAATTGCCGCGGCCAATTTTCTTGCATTCAGTTGCATGCTCCTGGCGGGAAGGCTTTTTCCGCTGCTTGATGGTCATTTCCAGCCTGCGGTTTCCATGCAGATCCTCGGAGCATTTTCTTTGCTTGCTGGCCTGGTTATCAGTCTTGTTCTCAAGTTGAAGCTGTCTTGAAAATAGGGGGAACAAAACTCAAAAGGAAAAGTCTGTTAAAATAGTAAATACAATAACATTTGGAAATAACAATGAAAATAATATGTAATTTTTTAATTTACCTGTTGCTCAGTCTTCGTTACAGAATTACTCTAAAAGGCCTTGCTGCTCTTGAAAATAATAATAAACCGATTCTTTTCCTGCCGAACCATCAGGCTTTGATTGATCCTGTTATTGTCATGAACAGTCTGTATAATAGATTTTCACCTCGGCCACTTGCCGATGAAAATCAGTTTGATCACCCTCTGCTGAAGTTGCTGGCAAGGAAATTGAATCTCATTGCTATTCCTGATCTGGCGGTAAGCGGGCGCATGGCAAAGGAGGAAGTTGATGCCGGTCTGGATGAAGTGGTAAGAGCCTTGAACGCCGGTGACAATGTGCTGATGTATCCGGCTGGGCGCTTGTGTCACTCAAACCTGGAGCGACTGGGAGGTAACAGTGGTGTTACCTCTATAGTTCACCGGGTACCTGACGTGAGACTTGTCCTGTTGCGAACGCGTGGACTGTGGGGAAGCAGTTTCAGCCGGGCTTCCGGAGCCCCTTCATTTTTCAGGGTATTGAAAAAAGGAGTGGGGGATTTACTGGTGAACTGTCTGTTTTTCATGCCACGCAGGGAGGTCTGTATTGAGGTGGAAGAGGTGGCAGATTTTCCACGGAAGGCCGGGAAACGTGAAATCAATCGCTATCTGGAGGAGTGGTATAACTGTGAACCTGACAGAAACAGGATTGTGCCGCGATTCTGGTGGAAGGGGAGCAAACCACTTTTTCGGCCCGAACCGTCCAGGAAAACTGTTATCCGTGAGACACACACCATTCCTGAAAGAATCAGTAACCAGGTCAAGAGAAAACTCTCCGAGCTTTCGGGCGTTCAGGAGGTGAACGATCAGGACAGTCTGACTGATGATCTGGCAATGGACAGCCTGGTTCTTGTTGAATTCGGCTGTTGGCTTGAAAATGAATTCGGTTTTTCCCCGGAACAGCTGAGCACCTTGACAACTGTGGCGGATTGTATTCTTGCGGCTGCTGGTTTTATGGTGGGGATGACCGCCCAGGAAATTAAACCGGCAACGGAGAAATGGTTGGCACCGGTGGAAGAATGCACACTGACACCAGCAGAAGGAAGCAATATAGCCAAGGTTTTTCTGAACCAGGCCCGGAAGAATCCGGATCAGGTTATTATAACTGACCAGATCAGCGGGGACAAAACATGGCGGCAGTTGATCCTGGCGATCTACGCGTTTCTTCCATTCATAACGAAAATTCCGCAAAAGCGGGTGGGAATAATGCTTCCCGGAGCAGTCAGTGCAGTCATAAGCTGGCTGGCAGTTGTGTTCAGTGGTAAAGAACCTGTGATGGTGAACTGGACGACGGGTATCAGAAATATGCAATACAGTCTTGAGAATCTTGGGGTGGAGCAGGTTATTACAGCCAGGGCCATGACAGGAAAGTTGGAGAACCAGGGAATCGACTTGAACCTGCTCTCTGTCAAATGGTTGTATCTGGAAGATCTTGCTTCGGGTATCAGTTTCTGGCGTAGAATTGTTTCACTGGCGAAAAGCCGGTTTTTCTGGTGGGGACTGGAAAAGGCTGAGATAGCTGATACTGCAGCGATTCTTTTTACATCCGGTTCTGAAAGTCGTCCGAAGGCTGTTCCGCTCAGTCATGCAAATCTGCTGGCAAATGTTGCAGATTTTGCCAAAGTCCTCTCACTTTCCGCAAATGACAGACAGCTTGGTATCCTGCCGGTTTTTCACTCTCTCGGCCTTGCCGGTACTGTTATTCTGCCACTGTGCAGTGGGCTGAGAACCGTTTATTGGCCAAATCCCACAGAGGGTGGCATGATGGCCCGTATGATTCAGGAGTATCGACCTTCTATGTTGATCACGACCCCGACCTTTCTCGGTGGTATTCTGCGAGCAGCGGATAAAGAGAAACTGTCGTCTTTGCGTCTTGTGTTTTCGGGAGCGGAAAAGTGTCCGGAACATTTGTTTTCCGGTTTGAACGATATATGTCCACAGGCTGTGTTGTGTGAAGGATATGGTGTAACTGAATGTTCACCGGTTGTTGCCGTTAATTCCATTGAAAAGCCACGTCCTGGGACAATCGGGCAGATATTGCCTTCAATGGAATGGCTCCTGGTAAACCCTGAAACCCATATTCCTGTCGGTCCCGGTGAATCTGGAAAACTGCTGGTTAGAGGTCCCAATGTGTTTTCAGGATACCTTGGTGATGTCCCTTCACCCTTTGTGGAGCATGGCGGGCATTTATGGTATGATACCGGGGATCTGGTTTATGAAGATGATGGAGTACTTGTCTTTGCCGGTCGGATGAAACGGTTTGTCAAGCTCGGCGGAGAGATGGTATCATTGCCCGCTATTGAGCATGTACTGACAGAGAACTGTGATTGTAGCGTGAATGAACCTGAAATTGCGGTTATGGCAACCGCTGACGAGGAGCATCCGGAGCTGGTGCTGTTGACTGCCATGGATATTGAAAGAGAGGAAGTGAATCGAATTATCAGGAAAGCCGGGTTGTCCCCGCTGCATAACATTAGAATGGTGCGGAAAA
The DNA window shown above is from Desulfomarina profundi and carries:
- the hslU gene encoding ATP-dependent protease ATPase subunit HslU; the encoded protein is MKHNQSFTPKETLAELDKYIVGQGRAKRSVAIALRNRWRRRQVPSPLREEIAPKNIIMIGPTGVGKTEIARRLATLAQSPFIKVEASKFTEVGYVGRDVESMIRDLVDLAVNMVKEEEKNRLEGVAAANAEDHILDILLPPGPVSSASGGGVPLGVDHSDLPIPAGSQGENSTREKFRKMLREGKLDDRELEISVSESKSMPMVEILTTSGMEDMQSNLQDAFSKIFPRKKKSRKMKVPEALEAATKEEMEKLVDMDQVIKEALRRTEQSGIVFLDEIDKIASRNGASAGQGPEVSREGVQRDLLPIVEGATVSTKHGMIKTDHILFIASGAFHLCKPSDLIPELQGRFPIRVELDSLGKEEFVRILTEPENALIKQYIALMKTEGIELVFEKEAIEEIAAIAVEVNEKTEEIGARRLHTILERVLDQLSFDASELGEVNFTVTANYVKEQLADIVEDQDLSRYIL
- a CDS encoding sigma-54-dependent transcriptional regulator translates to MQDHERDLLNKIREAAFANPFGRTRSAIDLAVTGLSSTASNDTILAQLIERVGETIDSIKKSTTPPSKSLSEDDRQLLRFAVLFHTFHLFCDSFDEHIQKQIEKGDDCCHIDFASDMLGLLAEHGIEEKEAIRFFSLFFQMRRAFYFINGIAGKSECVMHLRRSLWNNVFTSDIRLYDRFLWDRMEDFSTMILGETGTGKGLAAAAIGRSGYIPFNPRTGRFRESFAKTFISINLSQFPEQLIESELFGHKKGAFTGAVETHKGIFSRCSPNGAIFLDEIGEVSIPVQIKLLQVLQDRVFTPVGSHKREKFQGRVIAATNRLIEQSRKDGTFRDDFYYRLCSDIIEVPPLRQRLREHPAELRAILKIIIKRIIGSADKDLEEKTTAYIREHQPEEYHWPGNIRELEQCVRRFILNSCYQWQQPLTESDSEAFLADINNGSLSATELLSRYCKILYEKSGTYEAVSQQTRLDRRTVKKYILLNNSPDNV
- a CDS encoding MFS transporter, producing MKQQSNQTEREQVRWARKRFIAMAGTYFLGVFNDNFFKQAILLLAVAAGLNQIQGYATELFSLPFILFSAWGGWLADRFAKRRVVIGVKFLELMAMLIGAYGILTMNWPCVLSMVFLMGLQSTLFGPALNGSIPELYPRNFVTRANAVLKLVTTVAILLGMALAGFALDLQLMSTSIPFGRIVVACAVVCIGLLGVLASFGVYSRPAGNTHVSFPWSGPLHSIRDLVKLKKDPLLLLAVFCDSFFYFVSLLAVLVINTLGLQQLGLSASRTSLLAVSLMVGVCFGALAAAKITSHSRWTHVLPWGSAGMGISLAAAGGLVTVGGGGQFLLLLCCLVLAGSFGGLFLIPVTSFIQVRPGAGDKGKVIAAANFLAFSCMLLAGRLFPLLDGHFQPAVSMQILGAFSLLAGLVISLVLKLKLS
- a CDS encoding AMP-binding protein; amino-acid sequence: MKIICNFLIYLLLSLRYRITLKGLAALENNNKPILFLPNHQALIDPVIVMNSLYNRFSPRPLADENQFDHPLLKLLARKLNLIAIPDLAVSGRMAKEEVDAGLDEVVRALNAGDNVLMYPAGRLCHSNLERLGGNSGVTSIVHRVPDVRLVLLRTRGLWGSSFSRASGAPSFFRVLKKGVGDLLVNCLFFMPRREVCIEVEEVADFPRKAGKREINRYLEEWYNCEPDRNRIVPRFWWKGSKPLFRPEPSRKTVIRETHTIPERISNQVKRKLSELSGVQEVNDQDSLTDDLAMDSLVLVEFGCWLENEFGFSPEQLSTLTTVADCILAAAGFMVGMTAQEIKPATEKWLAPVEECTLTPAEGSNIAKVFLNQARKNPDQVIITDQISGDKTWRQLILAIYAFLPFITKIPQKRVGIMLPGAVSAVISWLAVVFSGKEPVMVNWTTGIRNMQYSLENLGVEQVITARAMTGKLENQGIDLNLLSVKWLYLEDLASGISFWRRIVSLAKSRFFWWGLEKAEIADTAAILFTSGSESRPKAVPLSHANLLANVADFAKVLSLSANDRQLGILPVFHSLGLAGTVILPLCSGLRTVYWPNPTEGGMMARMIQEYRPSMLITTPTFLGGILRAADKEKLSSLRLVFSGAEKCPEHLFSGLNDICPQAVLCEGYGVTECSPVVAVNSIEKPRPGTIGQILPSMEWLLVNPETHIPVGPGESGKLLVRGPNVFSGYLGDVPSPFVEHGGHLWYDTGDLVYEDDGVLVFAGRMKRFVKLGGEMVSLPAIEHVLTENCDCSVNEPEIAVMATADEEHPELVLLTAMDIEREEVNRIIRKAGLSPLHNIRMVRKIEAVPLLGTGKTDYAALEKLM